Sequence from the Candidatus Binataceae bacterium genome:
ACCGCGAGACCTCGCGTGGATTGTGGATGGTCAGCGCGGAGCGTATCGCTGAGTGGAGTTTGGTGATATTTCCCCGACGCATCCTCGGAGAAAATGCCGAGACTCGTGAGAAACTTGAGCAACCGGCTTAACGATGGTGCGTTCGATTCAGTAGCAGCCGCCAGCTCCTCAACGCTCGAAGGCGCCTTCGCTACCACATCCGCAATCCCAAGTTTCGCGGCAAGATGTATTGCCTGCGGAGTCATCAGGCTGATGATGTACTGAAACATCTGAGCCGATGGTGGAGTTTGGACTGACTGAGGACTTTGCTCGCTCATGCTGTCATCTCCTTCGCTAATTCTGGCGACCAACGTTTTTGAATCGCCGATGCAGGGCAACGAGGACCTACGGCCGGACTAAGAAGGACCCATCGGAGGCTCGACGTCAAGCGCCTGCGTCAATCACCGAGACAGAAAGGAGTAACCCAGT
This genomic interval carries:
- a CDS encoding methyltransferase dimerization domain-containing protein; this translates as MSEQSPQSVQTPPSAQMFQYIISLMTPQAIHLAAKLGIADVVAKAPSSVEELAAATESNAPSLSRLLKFLTSLGIFSEDASGKYHQTPLSDTLRADHPQSTRGLAVLWGSGLVWKSFGELATTIATGQPAFNHVFGTSFFEYLSAHPEDAAIFNHGMTSISSLELPLIIAAYD